Proteins co-encoded in one Azospirillum humicireducens genomic window:
- a CDS encoding DUF2478 domain-containing protein, whose protein sequence is MPLHPASPPPLRPGAVIHGPGSHGVDALLDGFVAELKRRGFRVGGLVQRNHGPGDDCAERMELVDVATGRAYDITQRLGRESQSCRVDPTGVAEASQAIRDAVASNVDLLVVNKFAGLESHGDGLSDEMLTAIAEGIPVLTSIGSRYLNEWQTATGGFCDLLSPTADALWRWWGPQRMYPDLVQGVADAEVRRVVTGDKWVLVETGEGLGVAARQAPAADDAPGRWNGRSLRDLAAMAAQSWDPLEISVGVAALNAHYNRPDVTGVPGNGLDLFASVEGRVVVVGGFPQVARRMPRAQVIDMTPQEGEHPEAACDWLLPGAEAVAITASAFANRTLPRLLRVSAGARVAMIGPGTPLTPRLFDYGVDVLAGFVATDREAVVRTIAGGGGSRDFHPHGRMVTLHRPPHS, encoded by the coding sequence ATGCCGCTTCACCCCGCCTCCCCGCCGCCCCTGCGTCCCGGCGCCGTCATCCACGGCCCCGGCTCGCACGGCGTCGATGCGCTGCTGGACGGCTTCGTTGCGGAGCTGAAGCGGCGCGGCTTCCGCGTCGGCGGGCTGGTCCAGCGCAACCACGGGCCGGGCGACGACTGCGCGGAGCGGATGGAGCTGGTCGACGTCGCGACCGGCCGCGCCTATGACATCACCCAGCGGCTGGGCCGGGAATCGCAATCCTGCCGCGTCGATCCCACCGGCGTGGCGGAGGCCAGCCAGGCCATCCGCGATGCGGTCGCCTCGAACGTCGACCTGCTGGTGGTCAACAAGTTCGCCGGGCTGGAATCGCACGGCGACGGCCTGTCGGACGAGATGCTGACGGCCATCGCGGAGGGCATCCCGGTGCTGACCAGCATCGGCAGCCGCTATCTCAACGAGTGGCAGACCGCCACCGGCGGCTTCTGCGACCTGCTGTCGCCGACCGCCGACGCGCTGTGGCGCTGGTGGGGGCCGCAGCGGATGTACCCGGATCTGGTGCAGGGCGTCGCCGACGCCGAGGTCCGCCGCGTCGTCACCGGCGACAAGTGGGTCCTGGTGGAAACCGGGGAGGGGCTGGGCGTCGCCGCCCGGCAGGCGCCCGCGGCGGACGACGCCCCTGGGCGCTGGAACGGCCGCAGCTTGCGCGATCTGGCCGCCATGGCGGCGCAGTCCTGGGATCCGCTGGAGATTTCGGTGGGTGTGGCGGCGCTGAACGCCCATTACAACCGGCCGGATGTGACCGGAGTCCCCGGCAACGGGCTGGACCTGTTCGCTTCGGTGGAGGGTCGGGTGGTGGTGGTCGGCGGCTTCCCGCAGGTCGCCCGCCGGATGCCGCGCGCCCAGGTGATCGACATGACCCCGCAGGAGGGCGAGCATCCGGAGGCCGCCTGCGACTGGCTTCTGCCGGGTGCGGAAGCGGTGGCGATCACAGCGTCGGCCTTCGCCAACCGCACCCTGCCCCGCCTGCTGCGGGTGTCGGCCGGGGCGCGGGTGGCGATGATCGGTCCCGGCACGCCGCTGACCCCGCGCCTGTTCGATTATGGCGTGGACGTGCTGGCCGGCTTCGTCGCCACCGACCGCGAGGCGGTGGTCCGCACCATCGCCGGCGGCGGCGGCTCGCGCGATTTTCATCCCCATGGCCGGATGGTCACGCTGCACCGGCCACCCCACTCTTAA
- a CDS encoding glutathione S-transferase family protein, translated as MILIGQYDSPFVRRVAVALRLYGMAYEHRPWSVFSDAADVARFNPLKRVPTLVLDDGEALIESGAILDHLDEAAGPDRALIARQGAERRRALKLCALATGLADKAVSLVYERVLHKERSDLWMERCTGQIGAVLDVLEADRAAAAGPWWFGGRIGHADIAAGCALRFVGEAHAAVFDRARWPALAAHSDACEAMAEFQAVVQPFSISA; from the coding sequence ATGATCCTGATCGGACAGTATGACTCGCCCTTCGTCCGCCGCGTTGCCGTCGCTTTGCGACTCTACGGCATGGCCTACGAACACCGGCCCTGGTCAGTCTTCTCCGATGCGGCGGACGTCGCGCGCTTCAACCCGTTGAAGCGGGTGCCGACGCTGGTGCTGGACGACGGGGAGGCGCTGATCGAGAGCGGCGCCATCCTCGACCATCTCGACGAGGCCGCCGGGCCGGACCGGGCCCTGATCGCCCGCCAGGGTGCGGAGCGGCGCCGGGCCCTCAAGCTCTGCGCGCTGGCGACCGGGCTGGCGGACAAGGCGGTCAGCCTCGTCTACGAACGGGTGCTGCACAAGGAGCGGTCGGATTTGTGGATGGAGCGCTGCACCGGCCAGATCGGCGCCGTCCTCGACGTTCTGGAGGCCGACCGGGCCGCCGCGGCGGGGCCCTGGTGGTTCGGCGGGCGGATCGGTCATGCCGACATCGCCGCCGGCTGCGCGCTGCGCTTCGTCGGCGAAGCGCATGCCGCCGTCTTCGACCGTGCCCGCTGGCCGGCGCTTGCCGCGCATTCCGACGCCTGCGAAGCGATGGCGGAGTTCCAGGCGGTGGTGCAGCCCTTTTCGATCAGCGCGTGA
- a CDS encoding response regulator — protein MADAATALVVDDEEMTRAIVAGYLSRIGYRTLEAETMAQAWEILSANGAAVHVVLLDRRLSDGDGLELYERMKGVPELAGIPVIVQTVSDSSAEIAAAIRAGVFYYLIKPYDGALLRSVVRAAEETTGRLRSLQGDLRCRSDAIALLQEARFRFRTPQEAQDLAIALSSVVTTGRSLTFGLSEILVNAVEHGNLGIGFEAKGRLKASGMLAREIEARLASSEHRDKYATLQVERGDGRVIFTVTDMGPGFDFTRYLSVDASQSHATHGRGIALAGMVGFDELTFLGTGNRVVGIVNLDRD, from the coding sequence ATGGCCGATGCCGCCACCGCTCTGGTCGTCGATGACGAGGAAATGACCCGCGCCATCGTCGCAGGCTATCTCTCGCGCATCGGCTACCGGACGCTGGAGGCGGAGACCATGGCGCAAGCCTGGGAGATCCTGTCGGCCAACGGGGCGGCGGTCCATGTGGTGCTGCTCGACCGCCGCCTTTCCGACGGCGACGGGCTCGAGCTGTACGAACGGATGAAGGGCGTGCCGGAGCTGGCCGGCATCCCCGTCATCGTGCAGACCGTCTCCGACAGCAGCGCGGAGATCGCGGCGGCGATCCGCGCCGGGGTGTTCTATTACCTGATCAAGCCCTATGACGGCGCGCTGCTGCGGTCCGTCGTCCGCGCGGCGGAGGAGACGACCGGCCGGCTGAGAAGCCTGCAGGGCGATCTGCGCTGCCGCTCCGACGCCATCGCGCTGCTGCAAGAGGCGCGTTTCCGCTTCCGCACCCCGCAGGAGGCGCAAGATCTCGCCATCGCCCTGTCGTCGGTCGTCACCACCGGACGCAGCCTGACCTTCGGCCTGTCGGAAATCCTCGTGAACGCGGTGGAACACGGCAATCTCGGCATCGGGTTCGAGGCGAAGGGCAGGCTGAAGGCAAGCGGTATGCTGGCCCGCGAGATCGAAGCCCGGCTGGCCTCGTCCGAACACCGCGACAAATACGCCACCCTGCAGGTGGAGCGCGGCGACGGCCGCGTCATCTTCACCGTCACCGACATGGGTCCGGGTTTCGATTTCACCCGCTATCTGTCGGTCGATGCGTCCCAATCGCACGCCACCCATGGCCGCGGCATCGCCCTGGCCGGCATGGTGGGATTCGACGAGCTGACCTTCCTCGGCACCGGCAACCGGGTGGTGGGAATCGTCAATCTGGACCGGGACTAG
- a CDS encoding substrate-binding periplasmic protein has translation MQKQLRVCSWPDYYAISFRNPRTGALEGLDAELAQAFAADLGVQLTVVESSFPRFIDDLLTDRCDIGMFAIGATPARAQRVAFSQPYLRSGIYAVTTQTNDTIRRWEDLDRGGNVVVVQKDTYMDGYARNAMKSARIVAVTRPQEREEEVQAGRADAFLTDYPYGQRMLAFHPWARLIVPDTPVQPTPYAYAVAPGDAAWLERVNSFVAAIKADGRLESIAARYKLTPIVARD, from the coding sequence GTGCAGAAGCAACTTCGTGTCTGCTCCTGGCCTGATTACTACGCCATCTCGTTCCGGAATCCGCGGACCGGCGCGCTTGAGGGGCTGGACGCCGAACTGGCGCAGGCCTTCGCCGCCGATCTCGGCGTGCAGTTGACGGTGGTGGAAAGCAGTTTTCCCCGTTTCATCGACGATCTGCTGACCGACCGCTGCGACATCGGCATGTTCGCCATCGGCGCCACCCCGGCGCGGGCCCAGCGCGTGGCCTTCAGCCAGCCCTATCTGCGCAGCGGCATCTACGCGGTGACCACCCAGACCAACGACACCATCCGCCGTTGGGAGGATTTGGACCGCGGCGGCAATGTGGTGGTGGTGCAGAAGGACACCTACATGGACGGCTACGCCCGCAACGCGATGAAGTCCGCCCGCATCGTCGCCGTCACCCGTCCGCAGGAGCGCGAGGAGGAGGTGCAGGCCGGCCGTGCCGACGCCTTCCTGACCGACTATCCCTATGGCCAGCGCATGCTGGCCTTCCATCCCTGGGCGCGGCTGATCGTGCCGGACACGCCGGTCCAGCCGACGCCCTACGCCTATGCGGTGGCACCCGGCGACGCGGCGTGGCTGGAGCGGGTCAACAGCTTCGTAGCCGCCATCAAGGCCGACGGCCGGCTGGAGAGCATCGCCGCCCGGTACAAGCTGACCCCCATCGTGGCGCGGGACTGA
- a CDS encoding response regulator encodes MAVFTLLINQGQQLITARKAALDTAEVNLASLAAALEVSTTRTVQSVDVTLSAIVDSLSDANWTGEDGRPGPDLAALLTDRLRRSPHLRGLTLLDRTGRILVTTEGMHPADAYLTELDAFRLQAASQGSGLVIGDPRPGRGLLDRAAGAERSGRWLLPMSRALRAADGMVQAVVVATVNPDYFQGLYRAVQGGGATGVADRIALYRYDGTLLTVQPQAGEEIGRSFAATPLFRERLPQAEYGVFRHSGTDIGAGSETRIVAYRTTPVWPLVLTVSVRQTAVLAAWRDNLWMATLLSGGMTLLLGLIGLLLARSLAAQRRQGEELEEANARLSAIVDTAAEGIVTARPDGVIEAANPAAHAIFRCPPGGLAGRPVTDLLPADKREATARTLSEILRGARPMDTAVRGETMAIRPAADGEESFPLAYSMALVKTAAGPLYAAILRDLTEEKRLEHTLRVAKERAEDGQRIKMEFLATMSHEIRTPMNGVIGMAGLLLDTPMEAEQRNYAETIRDSAESLLVIINDILDFSKIDAGRLDLEVGEFELVPMVESVAEILAPRAAAKGLDLASFVPPGLRGTLMGDAGRLRQILLNLAGNAVKFTDSGSVTILLSEEPADPGQPAEEGVRVRFEVRDTGIGIPEEERPRLFAMFTQIDSSAARRHGGTGLGLAICKRLVELMGGRIGVESQPGAGSTFWVSIPLKRGVGSAHPPAPAGDWAGRRLLLVDDIAVNRDLLTRQLDGFGIVIETAENGEQALDRLAAAARAGRPFDAAILDHRMPGLTGPEVARRIRVDPALAGIRLALASSQRLEGQEPERAPVDAHLPKPIRFSTLCQCLARLLEPQSGTGRSGQDAKREEPGPDWPVPARIGTVVPLAARTPANAAAQPDGKLRVRVLVAEDNPVNQQLTLALLRRAGHSAEAVSNGEEAVEAVSARRYDLVLMDVQMPVMDGLEATRRIRRLSGPATTIPIVALTANAMQGDAAICLEAGMDDYLSKPINARKLLDAITRFVKPAGEEDGGPGGDPAGGPPSAPPSAPPEPEPAAVNTEKIEELRDALGKDGFALLLETFFRDSSMHLALLFGAIDSRDCAAIEREAHILKGSAANVGFDRLAATAHHLVSAARRCDRDALNPAAGAHVAEELEAARRAAAALEVRAG; translated from the coding sequence TTGGCCGTTTTCACCCTTCTGATCAACCAGGGACAGCAGCTGATCACCGCACGCAAGGCGGCGCTCGACACCGCCGAGGTCAATCTCGCCAGCCTCGCCGCCGCGCTGGAGGTGTCGACCACCCGCACCGTGCAGTCGGTGGACGTCACTCTGTCGGCGATCGTCGATTCCCTGTCCGATGCCAACTGGACGGGCGAGGATGGCCGGCCCGGTCCCGATCTGGCGGCGCTTCTGACCGACCGGCTGCGGCGGTCGCCGCACCTGCGGGGGCTGACCCTGCTCGACCGCACCGGCCGCATCCTGGTCACGACGGAGGGCATGCATCCCGCCGACGCCTATCTGACGGAGCTGGACGCCTTCCGCCTGCAGGCCGCCAGCCAGGGCAGCGGGCTGGTCATCGGCGACCCCCGGCCGGGCCGCGGCCTGCTGGACCGTGCGGCGGGAGCCGAGCGGTCCGGACGCTGGCTTCTGCCGATGAGCCGCGCGCTGCGCGCCGCCGACGGCATGGTGCAGGCAGTGGTCGTCGCCACCGTCAATCCCGACTATTTCCAGGGGCTGTACCGTGCGGTCCAGGGCGGCGGCGCCACCGGGGTGGCCGACCGCATCGCGCTCTACCGCTATGACGGCACGCTGCTGACCGTCCAGCCGCAGGCCGGCGAGGAGATCGGCCGCTCCTTCGCCGCGACGCCGCTGTTCCGCGAGCGCCTGCCCCAGGCGGAGTATGGCGTTTTCCGCCATTCCGGCACCGATATCGGCGCCGGCTCCGAGACGCGGATCGTCGCCTACCGGACGACCCCGGTCTGGCCGCTGGTGCTGACGGTCAGCGTGCGGCAGACCGCCGTGCTCGCCGCCTGGCGCGACAATCTGTGGATGGCGACCCTGCTGTCGGGCGGCATGACCCTGCTGCTCGGGCTGATCGGCCTGCTGCTGGCGCGGTCGCTGGCCGCCCAGCGCCGGCAGGGAGAGGAGTTGGAGGAGGCGAACGCCCGCCTGTCCGCCATCGTCGACACCGCGGCGGAGGGCATCGTCACCGCCCGGCCGGACGGGGTGATCGAAGCCGCCAATCCGGCCGCGCACGCCATCTTCCGCTGCCCACCGGGCGGGCTGGCCGGCCGGCCGGTGACCGACCTGCTTCCGGCGGACAAGCGGGAGGCCACCGCCCGCACCCTGTCGGAGATCTTGCGGGGCGCCCGCCCGATGGACACCGCCGTCCGCGGCGAGACCATGGCGATAAGGCCGGCGGCGGACGGCGAGGAGAGCTTCCCGCTGGCCTACTCCATGGCCCTGGTGAAGACCGCGGCCGGGCCGCTCTACGCCGCCATCCTGCGCGACCTGACGGAGGAGAAGCGGCTGGAGCACACGCTGCGCGTCGCCAAGGAGCGGGCGGAGGACGGACAGCGCATCAAGATGGAATTCCTCGCGACCATGAGTCACGAGATCCGCACGCCGATGAACGGGGTGATCGGCATGGCGGGGCTGCTGCTCGACACGCCGATGGAGGCGGAGCAGCGCAACTATGCCGAAACCATCCGCGATTCCGCCGAATCGCTGCTGGTCATCATCAACGACATCCTGGATTTCTCGAAGATCGACGCCGGCCGCCTGGATCTGGAGGTCGGCGAGTTCGAACTGGTGCCGATGGTCGAAAGCGTGGCGGAGATCCTGGCGCCGCGCGCCGCCGCCAAGGGGCTGGATCTGGCCAGCTTCGTGCCGCCCGGCCTGCGCGGCACCCTGATGGGGGATGCCGGACGGCTGCGCCAGATCCTGCTGAACCTTGCCGGCAACGCGGTGAAGTTCACCGACAGCGGCAGCGTCACCATCCTGCTGAGCGAGGAGCCGGCCGACCCCGGCCAGCCGGCGGAGGAGGGCGTCCGCGTCCGGTTCGAGGTGCGCGACACCGGCATCGGCATCCCGGAGGAGGAACGCCCCCGCCTGTTCGCCATGTTCACCCAGATCGACTCGTCCGCCGCGCGGCGCCATGGCGGCACCGGCCTGGGGCTGGCGATCTGCAAGCGGCTGGTGGAGCTGATGGGCGGCCGCATCGGGGTGGAGAGCCAGCCGGGAGCCGGGAGCACCTTCTGGGTGTCGATCCCGCTCAAGCGCGGCGTCGGCAGCGCCCATCCCCCGGCTCCCGCCGGCGACTGGGCCGGGCGCCGCCTGCTGCTGGTCGACGACATTGCGGTCAACCGCGACCTGCTGACCCGGCAGCTGGACGGCTTCGGCATCGTGATCGAGACCGCGGAGAATGGCGAGCAGGCGCTGGACCGGCTGGCCGCCGCCGCCCGTGCGGGCCGTCCGTTCGACGCCGCGATCCTCGACCACCGCATGCCGGGCCTGACCGGACCGGAGGTGGCACGGCGCATCCGCGTCGACCCGGCGCTGGCGGGGATCCGTCTGGCGCTGGCCTCTTCGCAAAGGCTGGAGGGGCAGGAGCCGGAGCGGGCGCCGGTCGACGCCCATCTGCCGAAGCCGATCCGCTTCAGCACGCTGTGCCAATGCCTCGCCCGCCTGCTGGAGCCGCAATCGGGAACGGGCCGATCAGGGCAGGACGCGAAGAGGGAGGAACCGGGCCCCGACTGGCCGGTGCCCGCGCGGATCGGCACTGTCGTCCCCCTCGCCGCCCGGACACCGGCCAACGCGGCGGCGCAGCCCGACGGCAAGCTGCGGGTGCGCGTGCTCGTGGCGGAGGACAATCCTGTCAACCAACAGCTGACGCTGGCTCTGCTGCGCCGTGCCGGCCACAGCGCGGAGGCGGTGTCCAACGGCGAGGAGGCGGTGGAGGCGGTGTCCGCCCGGCGCTACGATCTGGTGCTGATGGACGTCCAGATGCCGGTGATGGACGGTCTGGAGGCGACGCGGCGCATCCGCCGGCTGTCCGGCCCTGCCACAACCATTCCCATCGTGGCGCTGACCGCCAACGCGATGCAGGGCGACGCCGCCATCTGCCTGGAGGCCGGCATGGACGATTATCTGTCCAAGCCGATCAATGCCCGCAAGCTGCTGGATGCCATCACCCGCTTCGTGAAGCCGGCTGGGGAGGAGGATGGCGGACCCGGCGGCGATCCGGCCGGGGGGCCGCCCTCTGCGCCGCCCTCTGCGCCGCCCGAGCCGGAACCGGCCGCCGTCAACACGGAGAAGATCGAGGAACTGCGCGACGCCCTGGGCAAGGACGGCTTCGCCCTGCTGCTGGAGACCTTCTTCCGCGACAGTTCCATGCATCTCGCCCTGCTGTTCGGCGCCATCGACAGCCGCGACTGCGCCGCCATCGAGCGGGAGGCGCACATCCTGAAGGGCTCCGCCGCCAATGTCGGCTTCGACAGGCTGGCCGCGACCGCCCATCATCTGGTTTCCGCCGCCCGCCGCTGCGACCGGGACGCGCTGAATCCTGCCGCCGGAGCCCACGTCGCGGAGGAGTTGGAGGCCGCCCGGCGGGCGGCGGCGGCGCTGGAGGTCCGGGCAGGCTGA
- a CDS encoding DUF1244 domain-containing protein: protein MADLDHQTRIELEAAAFRGLVEHLRKRTDVQNIDLMNLAGFCRNCLSKWYAAAAKERGVALSDEDARIAVYGMPYSEWKQKHQKDATPEQQKTFEDTKPLHAEISGHR from the coding sequence ATGGCCGATCTGGACCACCAGACCCGCATCGAACTGGAAGCCGCGGCCTTCCGCGGTCTGGTCGAGCATCTGCGCAAGCGCACCGACGTGCAGAACATCGACCTGATGAATCTCGCCGGCTTCTGCCGCAACTGCCTGTCCAAATGGTATGCGGCGGCAGCCAAGGAGCGCGGCGTCGCGCTGTCCGACGAGGACGCCCGCATCGCCGTCTACGGCATGCCCTATTCCGAATGGAAGCAGAAGCACCAGAAGGACGCCACCCCCGAACAGCAGAAGACGTTCGAGGACACCAAGCCGCTGCATGCGGAGATCAGCGGGCACCGGTAG
- a CDS encoding diguanylate cyclase, with protein sequence MLVSNSMAMISDRGVQDLRDSVLFAYDRLPVGVCIATASGMIRYANPALHGLLGCEPGGLPGRSLCEFELDCSLPQAWPARRADGTIRWVTVAEVPLPADPSADAGGQGADALRMLTVTDVDALHRQETVAGDRASSRPGPAGMPVVDALLEAAPVPLFVKDADGQYIAVNEAFSRLTGIGRADMLRRTTFALTSPDMAREHAGQDRAVMEREGSVCYEAPLCTAEGAMRMVNLTKAAFRDQHGNPMGIVGAIHELTETRPNEERLEAILEQSPIGVSVSRREDGRIIFVNTRFAELIGLSREQLIGSRARDYYLDSHQRLRVLDRLRGGGGVTNMEVQFKRADGSPFWTLFTVNQAVIQGVPVNLAWIYDYTERRSMEEALRDMASRDPLTGIYNRRSFMELARSQLARAHRFHEPLSVFVLDVDHFKRINDTFGHATGDDALRMVAAGCQAILREYDLLGRLGGEEFVVVLPGATADESRVVAERVRRHLARMPIEAPNGTFRLTASIGIAGLEGATDTLERAIHRADLALYRAKHLGRNRVAVFEPGM encoded by the coding sequence ATGCTGGTTTCGAATAGCATGGCAATGATCTCCGACCGTGGCGTGCAGGACCTGCGGGACTCCGTATTGTTTGCCTACGACCGTTTGCCGGTCGGGGTTTGCATCGCCACGGCATCGGGGATGATCCGCTACGCCAACCCGGCGCTGCACGGGCTGCTCGGCTGCGAACCGGGTGGTCTGCCGGGGCGGAGCCTGTGCGAGTTCGAGCTGGATTGCAGCCTGCCGCAGGCATGGCCGGCGCGGCGGGCCGACGGCACCATTCGCTGGGTGACGGTGGCGGAAGTGCCGCTGCCCGCAGACCCGTCCGCGGATGCCGGCGGTCAGGGCGCCGACGCGTTGCGGATGTTGACGGTGACGGATGTCGACGCCCTTCACCGGCAGGAGACGGTGGCCGGCGACCGCGCCTCCTCCCGCCCTGGGCCTGCCGGGATGCCGGTGGTCGACGCCCTGCTGGAAGCGGCGCCGGTGCCGCTGTTCGTCAAGGATGCGGACGGCCAGTACATCGCGGTCAATGAAGCCTTTTCGCGCCTCACCGGCATCGGCAGGGCCGACATGCTGCGACGGACCACCTTCGCGCTGACCAGCCCCGACATGGCGAGGGAGCATGCCGGCCAGGACCGCGCCGTGATGGAGCGGGAGGGCAGCGTCTGCTATGAGGCGCCGCTCTGCACCGCGGAGGGCGCGATGCGCATGGTCAATCTGACCAAGGCCGCCTTCCGCGACCAGCACGGCAATCCGATGGGCATCGTCGGCGCCATCCACGAGTTGACGGAAACCCGCCCGAACGAGGAGAGGCTGGAAGCGATCCTGGAGCAGAGTCCGATCGGCGTCTCCGTTTCCCGCCGTGAAGACGGGCGGATCATCTTCGTCAACACCCGCTTCGCCGAACTGATCGGCCTGTCGCGGGAACAGCTGATCGGCAGCCGCGCCCGCGACTATTACCTGGACAGCCACCAGCGCCTGCGCGTCCTGGACCGTCTGCGCGGCGGCGGCGGTGTCACCAACATGGAGGTCCAGTTCAAGCGGGCCGACGGGTCACCCTTCTGGACGCTGTTCACCGTCAATCAGGCGGTGATCCAGGGCGTACCGGTCAATCTCGCCTGGATCTACGACTACACCGAACGCCGCAGCATGGAAGAGGCGTTGCGCGACATGGCGTCGCGCGATCCGCTGACCGGCATCTACAACCGACGCTCCTTCATGGAGCTGGCCCGCTCCCAGCTGGCCCGCGCCCATCGCTTTCACGAGCCGCTGTCGGTCTTCGTGCTGGACGTCGATCATTTCAAGCGGATCAACGACACCTTCGGCCATGCCACCGGCGATGACGCGCTGCGCATGGTCGCCGCCGGCTGCCAGGCGATTCTTCGCGAATACGACCTGCTGGGGCGGCTGGGCGGAGAGGAGTTCGTGGTGGTCCTGCCCGGCGCCACCGCCGACGAAAGCCGCGTCGTGGCCGAACGAGTGCGCCGCCATCTCGCCCGCATGCCGATCGAGGCGCCCAACGGCACCTTCCGACTGACGGCCAGCATCGGCATCGCCGGCCTGGAGGGCGCCACCGACACGCTGGAGCGGGCGATCCACCGCGCCGACCTTGCGCTCTACCGGGCAAAGCATCTCGGCCGAAACCGGGTGGCGGTGTTCGAGCCGGGAATGTAG
- a CDS encoding SDR family oxidoreductase: MAKRPDDRIGDKVVVITGASSGIGRATALEFARQGAAVVLAARRMAALHEVAEDCVAAGGRAMVVPTDVTDRRAMQHLADRAIEAFGGIDIWVNNAGVIAFGRFEDIPDDVFEQVVRTDFFGTVHGCRAVLPHFLDRGEGIVINTASMVSNIGQRYATPYTAAKFAVRGFTESLRQELVDEPGIHVCMVMPASIDTPLWQHAANYTGRAVKPLTPIHPPEEVAAAILALARNPERERFVGTEARIAAVSNAMAPQLTERALAHTIERDMFQNRSAPATSGGVMTAMPEHQGASGGWIEPEPPRRPFSWTNLTLFLLPVVLASRPLGNGGARHVW; the protein is encoded by the coding sequence ATGGCGAAGCGGCCAGATGACAGGATCGGCGACAAGGTGGTGGTCATCACGGGCGCGTCCAGCGGCATCGGGCGGGCGACCGCGCTGGAGTTCGCGCGCCAGGGCGCCGCGGTGGTCCTTGCGGCCCGGCGGATGGCCGCCTTGCACGAGGTGGCGGAGGACTGCGTGGCGGCCGGCGGCCGGGCGATGGTGGTTCCGACCGACGTCACCGACCGGCGCGCCATGCAGCATCTGGCCGACCGCGCCATCGAGGCCTTCGGCGGCATCGACATCTGGGTGAACAATGCCGGCGTCATCGCCTTCGGCCGTTTCGAGGACATCCCCGACGATGTGTTCGAGCAGGTGGTGCGCACCGATTTCTTCGGCACCGTCCATGGCTGCCGCGCCGTGCTGCCCCATTTCCTCGACCGCGGCGAGGGGATCGTCATCAACACCGCGTCGATGGTGTCCAACATCGGCCAGCGCTATGCCACCCCCTACACCGCGGCGAAGTTCGCGGTGCGCGGCTTCACCGAATCGCTGCGGCAGGAACTGGTGGACGAGCCGGGCATCCATGTCTGCATGGTCATGCCGGCGTCGATCGACACGCCGCTGTGGCAGCATGCCGCCAACTACACCGGCCGGGCGGTCAAGCCGCTGACCCCCATCCATCCGCCGGAGGAGGTCGCCGCCGCCATCCTGGCGCTGGCCCGCAACCCGGAGCGCGAACGCTTCGTCGGCACCGAGGCCCGCATCGCCGCCGTCAGCAACGCCATGGCGCCGCAGTTGACCGAGCGGGCGCTCGCCCACACCATCGAGCGGGACATGTTCCAGAACCGCTCCGCCCCCGCCACGTCGGGCGGCGTGATGACCGCCATGCCGGAACATCAGGGCGCCAGCGGCGGCTGGATCGAACCGGAGCCGCCGCGTCGCCCCTTCTCCTGGACCAACCTGACGCTGTTCCTGCTGCCGGTGGTCCTGGCCAGCCGGCCGCTGGGCAACGGAGGGGCGCGGCACGTCTGGTGA
- a CDS encoding sulfurtransferase TusA family protein: MKGLHCPLPILRTRALLDRMEPGEELVVLATDPASVIDFKHFCNTTDNVLLAHETQPDEVHQTVFVYRIRRGG; this comes from the coding sequence GTGAAGGGGCTGCATTGCCCGTTGCCCATCCTGCGCACACGGGCGCTGCTGGACCGCATGGAACCGGGGGAAGAGCTGGTGGTCCTTGCCACCGATCCGGCCTCCGTCATCGATTTCAAGCATTTCTGCAACACGACCGACAACGTGCTGCTGGCGCACGAGACACAGCCGGACGAGGTCCACCAGACCGTCTTCGTCTACCGCATCCGCCGGGGCGGCTGA